The Candidatus Nanohalococcus occultus genome contains a region encoding:
- a CDS encoding type II toxin-antitoxin system RelE/ParE family toxin — protein MKITEEAEKDIDAQEDYNRRELALEIKERLTGELDRDHISYISKPQFGIEFHRLKLKENGLDHRVYFDYNDSETVVFAVRHRDYLQSGRSRRG, from the coding sequence GTGAAGATTACAGAAGAAGCTGAGAAGGACATAGATGCTCAAGAGGATTACAACCGGAGAGAGCTAGCTCTGGAGATAAAAGAACGTTTAACCGGAGAGTTAGATCGAGACCACATCAGTTACATCAGCAAGCCTCAGTTTGGAATCGAGTTTCACAGGTTAAAGCTGAAGGAAAACGGTTTGGATCACCGAGTTTACTTTGATTACAATGATTCAGAGACTGTGGTTTTCGCAGTCAGGCACAGAGACTATTTACAGTCAGGAAGATCTCGAAGAGGTTGA
- a CDS encoding ribbon-helix-helix domain-containing protein, giving the protein MARISVDVPDGLKDEIKETAERKNFKSPSEYIRQALREKLEEDSELDQELLLRALKLKQGDVETTSIDDIIEKYE; this is encoded by the coding sequence ATGGCAAGAATAAGTGTGGACGTCCCCGACGGTTTGAAAGACGAGATTAAGGAAACTGCGGAAAGAAAGAACTTCAAGAGTCCTTCCGAGTACATCCGTCAGGCACTCAGGGAGAAGCTGGAAGAGGACAGCGAGCTTGATCAGGAACTGCTTTTGCGAGCTTTGAAGCTGAAACAGGGCGATGTGGAAACAACAAGTATAGACGACATCATTGAGAAATACGAATGA
- a CDS encoding ribbon-helix-helix domain-containing protein, with protein MPSTSINLPEGLKKQLEERLERGDYQNTSEFIREAIREKLKRETQLHPKEIQRIMNVRERERKGEQKWIPFEQVKEELGIE; from the coding sequence ATGCCATCTACCAGTATCAATCTGCCTGAAGGACTCAAAAAACAGTTAGAGGAACGGCTTGAAAGAGGCGACTACCAGAACACCTCCGAGTTCATCAGGGAGGCTATAAGAGAGAAGCTGAAAAGAGAGACCCAGCTCCACCCTAAGGAGATACAGCGGATAATGAACGTCCGTGAAAGAGAACGAAAAGGAGAGCAAAAATGGATTCCATTTGAACAAGTCAAGGAAGAGCTAGGGATAGAATAA
- a CDS encoding type II toxin-antitoxin system RelE family toxin — translation MEIVVEPGAKQDLKEIEGPVRQTIGKAIENLAEDPLPENSYVIYLPDNTEIQVLKLQEEDRNSKLNHRVTYDIVENDHVRVYGVFSRQSGYQNIKQNTAKRVE, via the coding sequence ATGGAGATCGTAGTCGAACCTGGAGCGAAGCAAGACCTGAAGGAAATAGAGGGTCCTGTTAGACAGACTATAGGGAAGGCTATAGAAAATCTGGCTGAAGATCCGCTGCCAGAGAACAGCTACGTAATCTATCTGCCCGACAACACGGAAATACAGGTCCTGAAACTACAGGAAGAGGACAGAAACAGCAAGTTAAACCATAGAGTAACTTACGATATTGTAGAAAACGACCATGTCCGTGTTTACGGAGTCTTCTCAAGACAGTCCGGCTACCAGAACATCAAACAAAATACAGCCAAACGCGTAGAATAA
- a CDS encoding S-layer protein, protein MGSRGREAGPPEQVSAVAQGKPTRLDKNKVYNTRESIMKSIKKITKTVAGSALLVGATLAGASAMGAAQSSGSSGNTLGDYPAPFVDEDGTVDGTTVVVGESAKTADVLGATNIAAGLGNAAFTTESVSAEGGSFGWSASNGVTLDTRNDQLYFGDALDTVRETLTQDELDILAETTFRDDGGDETDITNYLNVGSQNITFGNDADELDNEDPVLHVSVPSESSVNDESYLYNLQANFEDSIDFTDDEVAGEEIELFGTTYTIAEDNTGNDDELLLYGASETVSVSTDEEPQTVTIDGEEVTLSVTAVTGSDTAAIEVNGELDEYDEDESFTVNDQEVRVDNIIQTSNDQSAGTVTFSIGSAEMTLINGQAVEDADGDEIDGTYVELNGGTGFSDINSISSIDVYVGAQDDDEDALTADETFSHPMFENVEVQFGGLNPDTMEAGENVEEIEVSTSGDDEAQISFTGANGDSVSQTFGYVDSYDGDDDDSVALADGDGDDFVTAEGLEAEEDQYLFTDAGDFSHMWEVTGIDVDGADTTADIRDVVTGETVEVELDDSNRTESDSDDDVRQGEEIIDGQTYHFEVDTGDESDEEPTLSVTWGDAEFNNVGTETSVFTPLDTESDSAVSFMQSTELATGVSSSSDTADFTLEIPSTESTDMKTVTVDIQDGGDSSTDGDLNLDVGNGNATDIVEVSDQGITYRATLDADDDLHFGVDSGASVDTSNNEYGLAEPSVAVFQPENEDDDENAYVFTPGEDDGEEEVTIDQPDYTGGQGDGYVDLESDDDVSAAYDVYGAYSEFDSDEQGSFTLHQPEGQAVAGAAVTGADGSLSAGGSAGSATSMTPTYNGAGFPASDFVALDSENPSQLKQNDLILVGGPAVNNLVSELASANKTAAGSDYSEGDQRIELVNNAFTEGQDALVVAGYSASDTRAAARSVTNWGDWSDEVSGQTSVNLATQ, encoded by the coding sequence ATGGGATCCCGGGGACGTGAGGCCGGCCCTCCCGAACAGGTCTCAGCCGTGGCACAGGGTAAACCAACACGGCTTGACAAAAACAAGGTTTACAACACACGTGAATCAATCATGAAATCAATCAAGAAGATTACAAAGACAGTCGCAGGATCCGCACTACTTGTCGGAGCCACCCTAGCAGGAGCATCTGCAATGGGCGCAGCTCAGTCAAGTGGGTCCAGTGGAAATACCCTTGGCGACTATCCAGCACCATTCGTAGACGAAGATGGTACAGTTGACGGCACTACAGTAGTAGTAGGAGAGTCAGCAAAGACAGCAGACGTTCTAGGAGCAACAAACATCGCTGCAGGACTAGGAAACGCAGCATTCACAACAGAATCCGTATCCGCAGAAGGCGGAAGCTTCGGTTGGTCAGCATCAAACGGCGTCACACTAGACACACGAAACGACCAGCTTTACTTCGGAGACGCACTAGACACAGTTAGAGAAACACTAACACAGGATGAACTAGACATCCTAGCAGAAACAACTTTCCGTGACGATGGCGGAGACGAAACCGACATCACAAACTACCTGAACGTAGGATCACAGAACATCACGTTCGGAAACGACGCAGATGAACTAGACAACGAAGATCCAGTTCTACACGTTTCCGTACCTTCAGAGAGCTCAGTAAACGACGAGAGTTACCTGTACAATCTACAGGCTAACTTCGAAGACTCCATTGACTTCACAGACGACGAAGTCGCAGGAGAAGAGATCGAGCTATTCGGCACAACTTACACAATTGCCGAAGACAACACAGGCAACGACGACGAACTTCTTCTGTACGGAGCATCAGAAACAGTTTCTGTATCCACAGACGAAGAACCTCAGACAGTCACAATTGACGGCGAAGAAGTCACACTTTCCGTAACAGCTGTAACAGGATCAGACACAGCAGCAATCGAAGTCAACGGAGAGCTAGATGAGTACGACGAAGATGAATCGTTCACAGTAAACGATCAGGAAGTCAGAGTCGACAACATCATCCAGACATCCAACGACCAGTCAGCAGGAACAGTAACATTCTCAATCGGATCAGCTGAGATGACACTGATCAACGGTCAGGCTGTAGAAGACGCTGACGGTGACGAGATCGACGGAACATACGTCGAACTTAACGGCGGAACAGGATTCTCAGACATCAACTCAATCTCAAGCATTGACGTTTACGTTGGAGCACAGGACGACGATGAAGACGCTCTAACAGCTGACGAAACATTCAGCCACCCAATGTTCGAGAACGTTGAAGTACAGTTCGGCGGACTCAACCCTGACACAATGGAAGCAGGGGAGAACGTCGAAGAGATCGAAGTATCCACATCAGGCGACGACGAAGCACAGATCAGCTTCACAGGCGCAAACGGAGACTCAGTCTCTCAGACATTCGGATACGTCGATAGTTACGACGGAGATGACGACGACTCTGTAGCACTAGCTGACGGAGACGGAGACGACTTCGTCACAGCTGAAGGTCTAGAAGCTGAAGAAGATCAGTACCTATTCACAGACGCAGGAGACTTCAGCCACATGTGGGAAGTCACAGGAATCGACGTCGACGGAGCTGACACAACAGCAGACATAAGAGACGTAGTCACAGGCGAGACAGTAGAAGTCGAGCTAGACGACAGCAACAGAACAGAATCTGACAGCGACGACGATGTCCGACAGGGAGAAGAAATCATCGATGGACAGACCTACCACTTCGAAGTCGACACCGGAGACGAATCTGACGAAGAACCAACTCTAAGTGTAACTTGGGGAGACGCAGAATTCAACAACGTAGGAACTGAAACATCAGTCTTCACACCTCTAGACACAGAGTCTGATTCAGCAGTTTCCTTCATGCAGAGCACAGAGCTTGCAACAGGAGTTTCAAGTAGCTCAGACACAGCAGACTTCACACTGGAAATCCCATCAACGGAGAGCACAGACATGAAGACTGTAACTGTTGACATCCAAGACGGAGGAGACAGCTCAACAGACGGAGATCTGAACCTAGATGTAGGAAACGGAAACGCAACCGACATAGTCGAAGTTTCCGATCAGGGAATCACCTACAGAGCAACTCTTGATGCAGACGACGACCTACACTTCGGTGTAGACTCCGGCGCGTCAGTCGACACAAGCAACAACGAGTACGGACTAGCAGAACCTTCTGTAGCAGTCTTCCAGCCTGAGAACGAAGACGATGACGAGAACGCATACGTCTTCACTCCAGGAGAGGATGACGGAGAAGAAGAAGTCACAATCGACCAGCCTGATTACACAGGCGGACAGGGCGACGGCTACGTAGATCTTGAGTCTGATGACGATGTATCTGCCGCTTACGATGTCTACGGAGCTTACTCCGAGTTCGATTCCGACGAACAGGGAAGCTTCACACTACATCAGCCTGAAGGTCAGGCAGTCGCAGGAGCAGCAGTTACAGGTGCTGACGGAAGCCTTTCAGCAGGCGGAAGCGCAGGATCTGCAACAAGCATGACTCCTACTTACAACGGAGCAGGATTCCCAGCTAGCGACTTTGTCGCACTGGACAGTGAGAATCCAAGCCAGCTCAAGCAGAATGACCTGATCCTTGTCGGAGGACCAGCAGTCAACAACCTTGTTTCTGAACTTGCTTCAGCAAACAAGACAGCAGCTGGATCTGACTACAGCGAAGGAGATCAGAGAATCGAACTGGTCAACAACGCTTTCACAGAAGGTCAGGACGCACTTGTCGTAGCAGGTTACTCTGCAAGCGACACACGTGCAGCAGCACGTTCAGTCACCAACTGGGGAGACTGGAGTGACGAAGTCTCAGGACAGACTTCTGTCAACCTAGCAACTCAGTAA
- a CDS encoding Fic family protein has product MDSRKFNNSRAGDIFEYEKDGERVSTFVPEPLPPEIRYDQETVKLIEDAASNLNDLKGTGRNLPDPNIFIRPYILKEAVLSSQIEGTQTSFEEAVVRSESGDLEPSREARDLEEVRNYVEALNYGLERLNVEPLTVDLIKRIHEKLMSGVRGKDRSPGQFREKQVHIGEVGVSREDAEYVPMAPEKISSAMEDLVDFMNEDRGMPYLVKSALIHYQFEAIHPFEDGNGRMGRLLIIIDMIRSGKLSQPLLYLSEYFNNNRGRYYDKLLRVSRDGEYEEWIDFFLRAVKTQSSNSTSTAVKILEKREKYKQSLRQGEVPENCVVLMENVFDLRPRTITQVAEELGVKYHAARNYVNVLVEHGVLEQRDKKGREKQYVAGELLRMMEEESSRVETNVI; this is encoded by the coding sequence ATGGACTCGAGAAAATTCAACAATAGTAGAGCTGGAGATATCTTTGAATATGAAAAGGACGGTGAGAGGGTCTCTACGTTTGTCCCGGAGCCTCTTCCACCAGAGATAAGGTATGATCAGGAGACTGTAAAGCTCATTGAGGATGCGGCAAGCAACCTAAATGATCTGAAGGGTACGGGCAGAAATCTTCCGGATCCGAATATTTTCATAAGGCCCTATATTTTGAAGGAGGCTGTACTCAGCTCCCAGATAGAGGGTACTCAAACTTCCTTCGAGGAAGCGGTAGTACGCAGCGAGTCCGGTGACCTGGAACCTAGCAGAGAAGCTAGAGATCTTGAGGAAGTCCGGAACTACGTTGAGGCTCTGAATTATGGTTTAGAGCGGTTAAACGTTGAACCTCTGACGGTTGACTTGATAAAGAGGATACATGAGAAGCTGATGTCTGGGGTGAGAGGAAAAGATAGATCGCCTGGGCAGTTTCGGGAAAAACAGGTACATATAGGTGAGGTAGGGGTCTCCAGAGAGGACGCGGAATACGTTCCGATGGCTCCTGAGAAGATCTCTTCCGCTATGGAAGATCTTGTTGATTTCATGAATGAGGATAGAGGGATGCCTTATCTTGTCAAATCTGCGTTGATACATTATCAGTTCGAGGCCATCCATCCGTTTGAAGATGGGAACGGCAGAATGGGCAGGCTTCTGATAATAATTGATATGATACGGTCTGGGAAGCTTTCTCAGCCTCTACTTTATCTGAGTGAGTACTTCAACAACAATAGAGGTCGGTACTACGATAAGCTTCTTAGAGTCAGCAGGGATGGTGAATACGAGGAGTGGATAGATTTCTTCCTACGCGCTGTAAAGACTCAGTCTTCCAATTCTACTAGCACCGCGGTAAAGATCCTAGAAAAGAGAGAAAAGTACAAACAAAGTCTGCGCCAGGGGGAGGTACCTGAAAACTGTGTTGTGCTTATGGAGAACGTATTTGATCTCAGGCCGCGTACTATCACCCAGGTTGCTGAAGAACTAGGTGTAAAGTACCATGCTGCTCGAAACTACGTCAATGTGCTTGTTGAACACGGAGTGCTTGAACAGAGAGACAAGAAGGGAAGGGAAAAACAGTATGTCGCAGGCGAGCTTCTCAGAATGATGGAGGAAGAATCGTCCCGGGTGGAAACGAACGTTATCTGA
- the alaS gene encoding alanine--tRNA ligase, protein MSLSELKKEIKQEASENPEKFFATDILKEKGFSRGKCTNCGMRFWSFNEDREVCGEPECSGGYTFINDSPTEKSFGYIEAWERFRDFMADRGYTPIDRYPVVARWRDDVEFVGGSIYNFQPYVVSGEAEPPAPELVVPQPSLRFNDVDNVGITGRHYVLHNHIGQTCFREADEYDQDRYFKDMFEFAVQGLGIPKEKLILHEDSWGGGGNLGACMEFFVDGLELWNQVYMFYEQTPDGYEELDLKVLDMGMGQERITWISHGTETSYECVMPETVEKLKERTGLETDDEVWEKFLPYSSELNVDEVEDIEEKWVEIAEEIDEDVDELKKAIKPAAALYSIAEHTRALIFALADGKIPSNTGGGHNLRMIYRRAKDFIEKYDWDIDLVEVARWNAEELEPMFPELLDSMDEIEEILDVEERKYEKAREKAQEELGKLDGQPTVEEMIELYESHGVSPEMMESAGYKVPEDFYAMLGGSEEVVKEIEEGFDLEGVEDTEKLYYENNEPYRQNGTEHFDFKAEVLKVIDEWIVLDRTMFYPEGGGQLHDVGKINNFQVKDVQKQNGVILHKAPDHELSEGKTVKGVVNGFKRKQLTQHHTATHVVNAAAREQLGEHIYQSGASKTLEKGRLDITHYEKLTQETLDSIESKVQTAVSEDHKVNVLEMSKAEAEKKYGFRIYQGGAPPGNNIRLIEIEDLDIEACGGTHLTTTSHIEEFYITNSRRIQDGVIRLEYKAGEAARDYMKEVESRIDDVAGLVGVETVSDQMLGGTYRETERKLCELLSVEPDQLMNSIERFKNDNSNLKERIEKLSDFIGEDRKPAETETGTVFKRVESLFSAWRENEKTVEELETGIEGEVRSRMEDRVVETEVPTENVGLLIQVAQKLSSGFEASVTLIGEKGAVSASYHEDYDADENLEKYSENIQGDESFAKAFDV, encoded by the coding sequence ATGAGCCTCTCTGAACTCAAAAAAGAGATAAAACAGGAAGCAAGTGAAAACCCTGAGAAGTTCTTCGCAACAGATATACTAAAGGAAAAAGGCTTCTCACGTGGAAAATGTACTAACTGCGGAATGCGGTTCTGGAGCTTCAACGAGGACAGAGAGGTATGTGGCGAACCAGAATGCTCCGGCGGATACACATTCATCAACGACTCTCCGACCGAAAAAAGTTTTGGCTACATCGAGGCATGGGAACGTTTCAGAGACTTCATGGCTGATAGAGGCTACACACCGATCGATCGGTACCCTGTAGTTGCTCGCTGGAGAGACGACGTCGAGTTCGTAGGCGGATCAATCTATAACTTCCAGCCATACGTAGTAAGCGGTGAAGCCGAGCCACCGGCACCGGAACTGGTGGTACCACAGCCATCTCTAAGGTTTAACGATGTTGACAACGTAGGTATCACAGGCCGCCATTATGTTTTACACAACCATATCGGACAGACCTGTTTCCGGGAAGCAGATGAATACGACCAGGACCGGTATTTCAAGGACATGTTCGAGTTCGCAGTCCAGGGTCTCGGGATTCCAAAGGAGAAACTAATACTACACGAAGACTCCTGGGGCGGAGGCGGAAACCTCGGAGCATGTATGGAGTTTTTCGTTGACGGCCTCGAACTATGGAACCAGGTATACATGTTCTACGAGCAGACACCGGATGGCTACGAGGAACTCGACCTGAAAGTACTGGACATGGGTATGGGACAGGAAAGAATCACCTGGATCAGCCATGGAACGGAAACCAGCTACGAGTGTGTGATGCCTGAAACCGTCGAGAAACTGAAAGAAAGGACTGGTTTGGAGACCGATGATGAGGTCTGGGAAAAGTTCCTACCTTACTCATCCGAGTTAAACGTAGATGAGGTAGAAGACATCGAGGAAAAATGGGTTGAGATCGCAGAAGAAATAGATGAAGACGTAGACGAGTTAAAGAAAGCTATTAAGCCTGCTGCTGCTCTTTACTCGATCGCAGAGCATACACGCGCACTGATTTTCGCTTTAGCGGACGGAAAGATCCCTTCGAACACCGGAGGAGGCCACAACCTGCGTATGATCTACCGACGAGCCAAAGATTTTATCGAAAAGTACGACTGGGACATCGATCTGGTTGAAGTCGCACGGTGGAACGCAGAAGAACTAGAGCCTATGTTCCCAGAGCTTCTGGACTCAATGGATGAGATAGAGGAAATCTTGGACGTAGAGGAAAGAAAGTACGAGAAAGCCCGTGAAAAAGCACAAGAAGAGCTAGGTAAGCTTGATGGCCAGCCAACAGTCGAGGAGATGATCGAGCTATACGAGTCCCACGGAGTCAGCCCGGAGATGATGGAGTCAGCCGGCTACAAGGTTCCTGAAGACTTTTACGCCATGCTTGGAGGTAGCGAAGAAGTCGTGAAGGAAATAGAGGAAGGCTTCGATCTCGAAGGAGTTGAAGACACGGAGAAACTTTACTACGAAAACAACGAGCCTTACCGGCAGAACGGAACCGAACACTTCGATTTCAAAGCAGAGGTTCTGAAGGTTATAGACGAATGGATCGTACTGGATAGAACCATGTTTTACCCAGAGGGTGGAGGGCAGCTCCACGACGTTGGAAAGATCAACAACTTCCAGGTAAAAGACGTCCAGAAACAGAACGGAGTGATTTTACACAAAGCTCCGGATCATGAGCTTTCCGAAGGCAAAACGGTCAAAGGAGTGGTAAACGGGTTCAAGAGAAAGCAGCTGACCCAACACCACACCGCAACCCACGTGGTAAATGCGGCAGCAAGAGAACAGCTCGGAGAACATATCTACCAGAGCGGGGCATCAAAGACACTGGAAAAAGGCCGTCTGGACATCACACATTATGAGAAACTGACTCAAGAGACCCTTGATAGCATCGAATCAAAGGTTCAGACCGCTGTTAGCGAGGATCATAAGGTAAATGTCTTGGAGATGTCGAAAGCCGAGGCCGAGAAAAAATACGGTTTCAGGATATACCAGGGAGGAGCGCCTCCAGGCAACAACATCCGGCTGATCGAGATAGAGGATCTGGATATAGAAGCATGTGGAGGAACCCATCTAACAACAACTTCTCATATCGAGGAGTTTTACATAACGAACTCGAGGCGGATCCAGGATGGAGTTATCCGGTTAGAATACAAGGCAGGAGAGGCCGCAAGAGACTACATGAAAGAGGTTGAGAGCCGGATCGATGATGTCGCCGGACTTGTAGGTGTCGAGACCGTCAGCGATCAGATGCTGGGCGGAACCTACCGGGAGACCGAAAGAAAGCTGTGTGAGCTTCTAAGCGTTGAACCAGACCAGTTGATGAACTCGATTGAGAGGTTCAAAAACGATAACTCGAACCTGAAAGAACGTATCGAGAAGCTATCGGATTTCATAGGTGAAGACCGGAAACCTGCCGAGACAGAAACCGGCACGGTTTTCAAACGGGTTGAAAGTCTATTCAGTGCCTGGAGGGAAAATGAGAAAACAGTCGAGGAACTGGAAACCGGTATCGAAGGCGAGGTACGCAGCCGAATGGAAGACAGAGTTGTTGAAACCGAAGTGCCTACGGAAAACGTCGGACTGTTGATACAGGTCGCCCAGAAGCTCTCAAGTGGCTTCGAGGCATCGGTGACCCTGATCGGTGAGAAAGGCGCAGTAAGTGCTTCTTACCATGAAGACTATGATGCCGATGAGAACCTGGAAAAGTACTCGGAGAACATTCAGGGCGATGAAAGCTTTGCGAAAGCCTTCGACGTTTAA